The following are encoded together in the Coffea arabica cultivar ET-39 chromosome 1c, Coffea Arabica ET-39 HiFi, whole genome shotgun sequence genome:
- the LOC113690012 gene encoding putative disease resistance protein At3g14460 isoform X2, producing MLEEGLPKKMSNLISLRHLHYYDHAGRKIQMPSRIGRLTCLQTLEFFNIGHQEEGRGIQELGTLQDLKGTLEIRNLELVNGKDDAELANLSKKPNMYRLVFEWGNRDRKSDKCDEDVLEGLQPHPNLKELQILKFMGDQFPQWFMNLTLTSLVELRVEDCTRCRKLPALGQLPFLKCLYLTRLDNTTSIGLSFYSASAEEDGGSGGSDTISRQTFFPSLKILSLESMKILEEWKDAPEMMSNAGEVRVMDVFPVLEKLYISDCPKLTTIPTPSRFPSLDVLEIKWNCHVLVAEKVLSNITTLSSLYLRGGLQSIESLELVKRPESSLRIEGCDSLPTDMLERLCLFPILQDVRLFRCPNIITLRGMSCAACLESLAVHYCENLRELPDDLYQFQALRCLTVGDCPRINSFGYPNHNTGQKSLLKSLEMLLTYGCHELTTLPVEMFESCTSLRELNLYNWHSLVSFPLDLRRTPSLASFKLFDCPNLIAEMPSGFGYLTSLREVQIGPFTDDSVIKFDWAGLASSSTLRCVSLCGMPDMKSLPHQLQCLTTITSLSLGDFGAIEALPEWLGNFASLEDLILSGCPKLEYLPSMAAMERLKLRRLEIWFCPLLNRRCTPQSGSEWPKISDIPERKIDFRYF from the coding sequence ATGCTTGAAGAAGGTTTGCCAAAGAAGATGAGCAATTTGATTAGCTTGAGACATCTTCACTATTATGATCATGCAGGGCGCAAAATCCAAATGCCATCCAGGATTGGACGATTGACTTGTCTTCAAACATTAGAGTTCTTTAACATAGGTCATCAAGAGGAAGGTCGTGGTATCCAAGAACTTGGAACCTTGCAAGATCTTAAAGGCACCTTGGAGATCAGAAATCTTGAATTAGTAAATGGCAAAGATGATGCTGAACTAGCGAACCTATCTAAAAAGCCAAATATGTATCGGTTGGTGTTTGAGTGGGGCAATAGGGATCGGAAAAGTGATAAATGTGATGAAGATGTGTTGGAAGGTCTCCAGCCTCACCCAAATTTAAAAGAGTTACAAATTTTGAAGTTCATGGGTGATCAGTTCCCACAATGGTTCATGAATTTGACATTGACATCACTGGTGGAGTTGCGGGTGGAGGATTGCACAAGATGCAGAAAACTCCCTGCACTTGGACAGCTGCCGTTCCTCAAGTGCCTCTATCTGACTAGattggacaacacaacaagcattGGGCTTTCATTCTACAGTGCAAGTGCTGAGGAGGATGGCGGATCAGGAGGTTCAGACACTATTAGCAGACAAACATTCTTTCCATCCCTCAAAATTCTCTCTCTTGAAAGcatgaaaattttggaagagtGGAAGGACGCACCCGAAATGATGTCAAACGCAGGTGAAGTACGTGTGATGGATGTGTTTCCTGTGCTGGAAAAGTTGTATATTAGCGATTGCCCCAAGCTGACCACCATTCCAACTCCAAGTCGTTTCCCAAGTCTTGATGTATTGGAAATCAAATGGAATTGCCACGTTTTGGTGGCGGAAAAGGTTTTGAGCAATATAACCACACTTTCTTCCCTTTATTTAAGGGGTGGTCTACAAAGCATCGAGTCTCTAGAATTAGTGAAACGACCAGAGAGCAGCTTGAGGATTGAGGGCTGTGACAGTCTACCCACTGACATGCTTGAGCGACTCTGCCTctttccaattcttcaggaTGTAAGATTGTTTCGTTGCCCTAATATAATAACATTAAGAGGAATGAGTTGCGCCGCTTGTCTTGAGAGTTTGGCAGTCCATTATTGTGAGAATTTACGGGAGTTGCCAGATGATCTCTATCAATTTCAAGCTTTACGGTGCTTGACTGTAGGTGACTGCCCGAGAATCAATTCATTTGGATATCCAAATCATAATACAGGACAGAAAAGCCTCCTTAAGTCTCTCGAGATGCTTCTTACCTATGGGTGCCATGAATTAACAACATTGCCAGTGGAGATGTTCGAGTCATGTACGTCTCTCCGAGAGCTGAATTTGTACAATTGGCACAGTCTGGTCTCCTTTCCCCTTGATTTGCGACGAACCCCTTCTCTCGCGAGCTTCAAATTATTCGACTGTCCCAACTTGATTGCTGAGATGCCTAGTGGATTTGGCTATCTTACCAGCTTAAGGGAAGTGCAGATTGGTCCCTTTACAGATGACTCTGTAATCAAATTTGATTGGGCTGGGTTAGCATCTTCATCAACACTCCGGTGCGTGTCTTTATGTGGAATGCCCGACATGAAGTCTCTGCCACATCAGCTTCAATGCTTGACTACCATCACATCACTGTCTCTAGGTGACTTCGGAGCAATCGAAGCCTTACCAGAATGGCTTGGGAATTTTGCATCTCTTGAAGACCTAATCCTATCGGGTTGCCCAAAGCTTGAATACTTACCCTCCATGGCCGCCATGGAACGCCTCAAATTAAGACGTCTGGAAATTTGGTTTTGTCCTCTATTAAATCGAAGATGCACTCCTCAAAGCGGCTCCGAGTGGCCCAAGATCTCTGATATTCCGGAGCGTAAAATTGATTTTCGGTATTTCTGA
- the LOC113690012 gene encoding putative disease resistance protein RGA3 isoform X1 codes for MAEGFLQPDSQNERMEKRGYKYLKTLLQTSLLEEVKKEWKTSYKMHDLVHDFAKSILNRNSSNGDRYLAVETINEKKSESLRTLFLEGGIADDMLSKFKYLHVLKLFGADAKKLPNSIGKLIHLHLLDISGSRITTVPKSLCKLYSLQTLRINMLEEGLPKKMSNLISLRHLHYYDHAGRKIQMPSRIGRLTCLQTLEFFNIGHQEEGRGIQELGTLQDLKGTLEIRNLELVNGKDDAELANLSKKPNMYRLVFEWGNRDRKSDKCDEDVLEGLQPHPNLKELQILKFMGDQFPQWFMNLTLTSLVELRVEDCTRCRKLPALGQLPFLKCLYLTRLDNTTSIGLSFYSASAEEDGGSGGSDTISRQTFFPSLKILSLESMKILEEWKDAPEMMSNAGEVRVMDVFPVLEKLYISDCPKLTTIPTPSRFPSLDVLEIKWNCHVLVAEKVLSNITTLSSLYLRGGLQSIESLELVKRPESSLRIEGCDSLPTDMLERLCLFPILQDVRLFRCPNIITLRGMSCAACLESLAVHYCENLRELPDDLYQFQALRCLTVGDCPRINSFGYPNHNTGQKSLLKSLEMLLTYGCHELTTLPVEMFESCTSLRELNLYNWHSLVSFPLDLRRTPSLASFKLFDCPNLIAEMPSGFGYLTSLREVQIGPFTDDSVIKFDWAGLASSSTLRCVSLCGMPDMKSLPHQLQCLTTITSLSLGDFGAIEALPEWLGNFASLEDLILSGCPKLEYLPSMAAMERLKLRRLEIWFCPLLNRRCTPQSGSEWPKISDIPERKIDFRYF; via the coding sequence ATGGCTGAAGGCTTTCTTCAACCGGATTCCCAAAATGAAAGAATGGAGAAAAGAGGATATAAGTATCTGAAAACTTTGCTGCAAACTTCCTTATTGGAAGAAGTAAAAAAGGAGTGGAAAACATCATATAAAATGCATGATCTTGTGCATGATTTTgcaaaatcaattttgaatcgTAACAGCAGCAATGGGGACCGTTACCTGGCGGTAGAAACCATCaatgaaaaaaaatcagaatCACTTCGCACATTATTTCTGGAGGGTGGCATAGCTGATGATATGTTATCAAAGTTCAAATACTTGCATGTCCTAAAATTGTTTGGAGCAGATGCCAAAAAGTTGCCGAACTCCATTGGCAAACTAATACATTTACACTTACTTGACATTTCAGGTTCTAGGATTACAACTGTGCCAAAATCTCTTTGCAAACTTTATAGTTTGCAAACACTGAGAATTAACATGCTTGAAGAAGGTTTGCCAAAGAAGATGAGCAATTTGATTAGCTTGAGACATCTTCACTATTATGATCATGCAGGGCGCAAAATCCAAATGCCATCCAGGATTGGACGATTGACTTGTCTTCAAACATTAGAGTTCTTTAACATAGGTCATCAAGAGGAAGGTCGTGGTATCCAAGAACTTGGAACCTTGCAAGATCTTAAAGGCACCTTGGAGATCAGAAATCTTGAATTAGTAAATGGCAAAGATGATGCTGAACTAGCGAACCTATCTAAAAAGCCAAATATGTATCGGTTGGTGTTTGAGTGGGGCAATAGGGATCGGAAAAGTGATAAATGTGATGAAGATGTGTTGGAAGGTCTCCAGCCTCACCCAAATTTAAAAGAGTTACAAATTTTGAAGTTCATGGGTGATCAGTTCCCACAATGGTTCATGAATTTGACATTGACATCACTGGTGGAGTTGCGGGTGGAGGATTGCACAAGATGCAGAAAACTCCCTGCACTTGGACAGCTGCCGTTCCTCAAGTGCCTCTATCTGACTAGattggacaacacaacaagcattGGGCTTTCATTCTACAGTGCAAGTGCTGAGGAGGATGGCGGATCAGGAGGTTCAGACACTATTAGCAGACAAACATTCTTTCCATCCCTCAAAATTCTCTCTCTTGAAAGcatgaaaattttggaagagtGGAAGGACGCACCCGAAATGATGTCAAACGCAGGTGAAGTACGTGTGATGGATGTGTTTCCTGTGCTGGAAAAGTTGTATATTAGCGATTGCCCCAAGCTGACCACCATTCCAACTCCAAGTCGTTTCCCAAGTCTTGATGTATTGGAAATCAAATGGAATTGCCACGTTTTGGTGGCGGAAAAGGTTTTGAGCAATATAACCACACTTTCTTCCCTTTATTTAAGGGGTGGTCTACAAAGCATCGAGTCTCTAGAATTAGTGAAACGACCAGAGAGCAGCTTGAGGATTGAGGGCTGTGACAGTCTACCCACTGACATGCTTGAGCGACTCTGCCTctttccaattcttcaggaTGTAAGATTGTTTCGTTGCCCTAATATAATAACATTAAGAGGAATGAGTTGCGCCGCTTGTCTTGAGAGTTTGGCAGTCCATTATTGTGAGAATTTACGGGAGTTGCCAGATGATCTCTATCAATTTCAAGCTTTACGGTGCTTGACTGTAGGTGACTGCCCGAGAATCAATTCATTTGGATATCCAAATCATAATACAGGACAGAAAAGCCTCCTTAAGTCTCTCGAGATGCTTCTTACCTATGGGTGCCATGAATTAACAACATTGCCAGTGGAGATGTTCGAGTCATGTACGTCTCTCCGAGAGCTGAATTTGTACAATTGGCACAGTCTGGTCTCCTTTCCCCTTGATTTGCGACGAACCCCTTCTCTCGCGAGCTTCAAATTATTCGACTGTCCCAACTTGATTGCTGAGATGCCTAGTGGATTTGGCTATCTTACCAGCTTAAGGGAAGTGCAGATTGGTCCCTTTACAGATGACTCTGTAATCAAATTTGATTGGGCTGGGTTAGCATCTTCATCAACACTCCGGTGCGTGTCTTTATGTGGAATGCCCGACATGAAGTCTCTGCCACATCAGCTTCAATGCTTGACTACCATCACATCACTGTCTCTAGGTGACTTCGGAGCAATCGAAGCCTTACCAGAATGGCTTGGGAATTTTGCATCTCTTGAAGACCTAATCCTATCGGGTTGCCCAAAGCTTGAATACTTACCCTCCATGGCCGCCATGGAACGCCTCAAATTAAGACGTCTGGAAATTTGGTTTTGTCCTCTATTAAATCGAAGATGCACTCCTCAAAGCGGCTCCGAGTGGCCCAAGATCTCTGATATTCCGGAGCGTAAAATTGATTTTCGGTATTTCTGA